The Lysinibacillus pakistanensis genome includes a window with the following:
- a CDS encoding ABC transporter ATP-binding protein — protein sequence MTKLISANHLTKCYKARCVVNHINFDIEEDEIVALIGSNGAGKTTTISMLLGIVPQDSGTIEYWKSDFKKEIGTQLQSTPFFEGYTVEDNIKLFAAFYGISLSSNEMDEKLAAFDLLQVKKVSAIKLSLGQQKRLAIIVSTLHNPKLIILDEPSAGLDPRGQKEIQQIIRRLKKQGVTVLFSSHDMLEVMNIADRILMMHQGNIIANGSPSYLMEKYQTHHLEDLFFELTK from the coding sequence TATAAAGCAAGATGTGTTGTCAATCATATAAATTTTGATATTGAAGAAGATGAAATAGTTGCACTCATAGGCTCAAATGGTGCCGGAAAAACAACTACAATTAGCATGCTTCTTGGTATTGTGCCGCAAGATAGTGGGACAATAGAATATTGGAAATCTGATTTTAAAAAGGAAATAGGGACCCAGCTTCAATCAACACCTTTCTTTGAAGGTTACACAGTGGAGGATAATATCAAACTATTTGCCGCATTCTACGGAATTTCACTTTCCAGTAATGAGATGGATGAAAAACTGGCCGCCTTTGATTTATTGCAAGTAAAAAAAGTGTCGGCTATTAAACTATCATTAGGGCAGCAGAAAAGGCTAGCAATAATCGTGTCAACCCTGCACAATCCAAAGCTAATCATTTTAGATGAACCCTCTGCAGGTTTAGACCCAAGAGGGCAAAAGGAGATTCAACAAATCATAAGGAGGCTAAAAAAACAAGGTGTTACAGTGTTATTTTCGTCTCATGATATGTTGGAGGTCATGAATATAGCTGACAGGATTTTAATGATGCATCAGGGGAACATCATTGCAAATGGTTCTCCTAGTTATTTAATGGAAAAATACCAAACACATCATTTAGAAGATCTTTTTTTTGAATTAACGAAGTAG
- a CDS encoding ABC transporter permease yields the protein MKTIFFLNLKSSLKDMYLLFWSIFMPCTAIIALKIFLPNLAGNYTQGMIAVSVFFYTFMTTSFIALSQRRRGVFHLLHATPLPLWKYIVSVSSSWALIAIILSYIILLFSIVVHQLTITLSSLFYLIPVILTASLAFVFLSFFVSSLVKNEGHLSMTANIIMLPMLLCSNAFLTMEKAPNIVQFISRINPFEWFLRGIQGAFYHNYHLWGESILLLLLCLAFSLLISIKTFKYSDQ from the coding sequence ATGAAAACAATTTTCTTTTTGAATCTAAAGTCCAGCCTAAAAGATATGTATTTACTGTTTTGGTCTATATTTATGCCATGTACTGCTATCATTGCTTTAAAAATTTTTTTACCCAACCTAGCAGGCAATTATACACAGGGGATGATTGCAGTAAGTGTGTTTTTTTACACATTTATGACGACTTCATTTATCGCTTTATCACAAAGAAGAAGAGGCGTGTTTCATTTATTGCATGCAACACCGCTTCCCCTATGGAAATATATTGTCAGCGTCTCAAGCTCATGGGCATTAATTGCCATTATCCTATCCTATATCATTCTTTTATTTTCTATAGTGGTTCATCAACTTACAATTACCCTTAGTTCACTTTTTTATTTGATACCCGTTATTTTAACTGCTTCATTAGCTTTTGTGTTTTTAAGCTTTTTTGTATCTAGTCTTGTAAAAAATGAAGGACATTTAAGTATGACAGCAAATATCATAATGTTGCCAATGTTACTATGCAGTAATGCGTTTCTTACAATGGAAAAGGCGCCAAATATTGTCCAGTTTATTAGTAGAATAAATCCATTCGAATGGTTTTTGAGAGGAATTCAAGGTGCATTTTATCATAATTATCATCTTTGGGGAGAGTCAATTTTGCTTTTATTACTATGTCTTGCTTTCTCATTATTAATTTCTATAAAAACATTTAAATATAGTGATCAATAA